One window of the Nocardia huaxiensis genome contains the following:
- a CDS encoding Hsp70 family protein has product MRTSLGISAGNEVVCSATVATAPNGAQNFDYRVVTADTAHSDLGDLVASSIELMTTQIPRDIVHGGHHITPLVQQDTEAAAPGDIAVAYRDREQAQIIRSAIGRQRRAVQLIPESTAALAFLRHTGLLDRYDTVAVLDLGATGTTVTVADHADDTVLRSERTTAISGNAIDELILQHLLDCHMARRGTRPNRGMLLNRSRAAKEHLSIAPAVTIDHVAGQAIKLTRVDFEELVSDLVRELAVFARGVFARAPKFPEAVALIGGGANTPMVLAALERQLDVPVLTVPEPEAAIAKGAALVADSQATTAFPVISLGSDAPVGTFTKLAGTLAGAIVVVGLIIGYGVKELVPEPQGTNYSPSTNQQPMTTPPPVTVPPSGGGITTPAVPSRSPAQGTVPPATSNGQPATPGSIQSPTGTTVQQPPLRPDPGLSQIPFPADLPRILGPLLGTTVAPDATDPGAPTTPGTGLPRQNSGSSGGTTTLVRPTD; this is encoded by the coding sequence ATGCGAACATCCCTCGGCATCTCCGCCGGGAACGAGGTGGTGTGCTCGGCGACTGTCGCCACCGCGCCCAACGGAGCTCAGAACTTCGACTACCGTGTCGTCACCGCCGACACGGCCCATTCCGATCTCGGCGACCTGGTGGCCTCCTCCATCGAGTTGATGACCACCCAGATCCCCCGCGACATCGTGCACGGCGGCCACCACATCACGCCGCTCGTCCAGCAGGACACCGAAGCCGCCGCGCCGGGTGACATCGCCGTCGCCTATCGAGACCGGGAACAGGCCCAGATCATCCGTTCCGCTATCGGGCGGCAACGGCGAGCCGTGCAACTCATCCCGGAAAGCACCGCGGCGCTCGCGTTCCTGCGGCACACCGGCCTGCTGGACCGCTACGACACGGTCGCCGTGCTCGATCTCGGCGCCACCGGCACCACCGTCACCGTCGCCGACCACGCCGACGACACCGTGCTGCGTTCGGAGCGCACCACGGCCATCAGCGGCAACGCCATCGACGAACTCATCCTGCAGCACCTGCTGGACTGCCATATGGCCCGCCGTGGCACCCGCCCCAACCGGGGCATGCTGCTCAACCGCAGCCGCGCGGCGAAGGAACACCTGTCCATCGCACCGGCCGTCACCATCGACCATGTGGCCGGGCAGGCCATCAAGCTCACCCGCGTCGATTTCGAGGAGCTGGTCTCGGATCTGGTGCGCGAACTGGCCGTGTTCGCGCGCGGCGTGTTCGCCCGCGCACCCAAGTTCCCGGAGGCCGTCGCGCTGATCGGCGGCGGCGCCAACACCCCGATGGTGCTGGCCGCCCTGGAACGCCAGCTCGACGTGCCGGTCCTCACCGTCCCCGAGCCCGAAGCCGCCATCGCGAAAGGCGCTGCCCTGGTTGCCGATTCGCAGGCGACCACCGCGTTCCCCGTGATCAGCCTCGGCTCGGACGCTCCCGTCGGCACCTTCACCAAACTGGCGGGCACCCTCGCCGGAGCCATCGTGGTGGTGGGCCTCATCATCGGCTACGGCGTCAAGGAGCTGGTCCCCGAACCGCAGGGCACCAACTACTCCCCCAGCACCAACCAGCAGCCCATGACCACCCCGCCCCCGGTCACCGTCCCGCCCTCCGGCGGCGGCATCACCACCCCCGCGGTCCCCAGCCGCAGCCCCGCTCAGGGCACCGTCCCGCCGGCCACCAGCAATGGCCAGCCCGCCACCCCCGGCAGCATCCAATCCCCCACCGGCACCACGGTCCAGCAGCCACCCCTGCGCCCCGACCCGGGCCTATCCCAGATCCCCTTCCCCGCGGACCTACCCCGCATCCTCGGCCCCCTCCTGGGCACCACGGTCGCCCCCGACGCGACCGACCCCGGCGCGCCCACCACCCCCGGCACCGGCCTACCCCGCCAGAACTCCGGATCTTCAGGCGGCACGACAACGCTGGTCCGCCCGACCGATTAG
- the groES gene encoding co-chaperone GroES, giving the protein MASVNIKPLEDKILVQANEAETTTASGLVIPDTAKEKPQEGTVIAVGPGRWDEDGEKRIPLDVKEGDVVIYSKYGGTEIKYDGSEYLILSARDLLAVVTK; this is encoded by the coding sequence GTGGCGAGCGTGAACATCAAGCCGCTCGAGGACAAGATCCTCGTCCAGGCCAACGAGGCCGAGACGACGACCGCCTCCGGCCTGGTCATCCCCGACACGGCGAAGGAGAAGCCCCAGGAGGGCACCGTCATCGCCGTCGGCCCCGGCCGCTGGGACGAAGACGGCGAGAAGCGGATCCCGCTGGACGTCAAGGAAGGCGACGTCGTCATCTACAGCAAGTACGGCGGCACCGAGATCAAGTACGACGGCTCCGAGTACCTGATCCTCTCGGCCCGCGACCTGCTGGCTGTCGTCACCAAGTAA
- the groL gene encoding chaperonin GroEL (60 kDa chaperone family; promotes refolding of misfolded polypeptides especially under stressful conditions; forms two stacked rings of heptamers to form a barrel-shaped 14mer; ends can be capped by GroES; misfolded proteins enter the barrel where they are refolded when GroES binds), protein MAKQIEFDEKARRAMERGVDKLADAVKVTLGPRGRHVVLAKAFGGPTVTNDGVTIARDIDLEDPFENLGAQLVKSVATKTNDVAGDGTTTATVLAQALIKNGLKNIAAGANPMVLGKGMGKAADAVAAALAAAATPVSGEKSIAQVATVSSRDEEIGELVGKALTTVGKDGVVTIEESSTLQTELAITEGVQFDKGYLSPYFVTDPEAQQAVLEDAYILLNREKISSLPDLLPLLEKIAESGKPVVIIAEDVEGEALSTLVVNAIRKTLKAVAVKAPFFGDRRKAFLDDLAIVTGGTVVNPDLGITLREAGLEVLGKARRVVVTKDETTIVEGAGTQDAIDARVAQLRKEIENTDSDWDREKLEERLAKLAGGVAVIKVGAATETELKERKYRVEDAVSSAKAAVAEGIVPGGGTALVQAAAKLVELRESLSGDEAVGVEVVRQALLAPLFWIATNAGVDGAVVVSKVTEGKEGFNAATLTYGDLVTEGVIDPVKVTRSAVENATSVARMVLTTESAIVDKPAEEAADHGHHGHAH, encoded by the coding sequence ATGGCAAAGCAGATCGAGTTCGACGAGAAGGCTCGCCGGGCCATGGAGCGCGGCGTCGACAAGCTCGCCGACGCCGTCAAGGTCACCCTGGGCCCGCGCGGCCGGCACGTGGTGCTGGCCAAGGCATTCGGCGGCCCGACCGTCACCAACGACGGTGTCACCATCGCGCGCGACATCGACCTCGAGGACCCGTTCGAGAACCTGGGCGCGCAGCTGGTCAAGAGCGTCGCCACCAAGACCAACGACGTCGCGGGTGACGGCACCACCACCGCCACCGTGCTGGCGCAGGCCCTCATCAAGAACGGCCTGAAGAACATTGCCGCGGGCGCGAACCCGATGGTGCTGGGCAAGGGCATGGGCAAGGCCGCCGACGCGGTCGCCGCCGCCCTGGCCGCCGCCGCGACCCCGGTGTCCGGTGAGAAGTCCATCGCGCAGGTCGCCACCGTGTCCTCGCGTGACGAGGAGATCGGCGAGCTGGTCGGCAAGGCCCTCACCACCGTCGGCAAGGACGGCGTGGTCACCATCGAGGAGTCCTCCACGCTGCAGACCGAACTCGCGATCACCGAGGGTGTGCAGTTCGACAAGGGCTACCTGTCGCCGTACTTCGTCACCGATCCCGAGGCGCAGCAGGCCGTCCTGGAGGACGCCTACATCCTGCTGAACCGCGAGAAGATCAGCTCCCTGCCGGACCTGCTGCCGCTGCTGGAGAAGATCGCCGAGTCGGGCAAGCCGGTCGTCATCATCGCCGAGGACGTCGAGGGCGAGGCGCTGTCCACCCTCGTGGTCAACGCGATCCGCAAGACCCTCAAGGCCGTCGCCGTGAAGGCCCCGTTCTTCGGTGACCGCCGCAAGGCGTTCCTGGACGATCTGGCCATCGTCACCGGCGGCACCGTGGTCAACCCGGACCTGGGCATCACGCTGCGTGAGGCGGGCCTCGAGGTGCTGGGCAAGGCCCGTCGCGTCGTGGTCACCAAGGACGAGACCACCATCGTCGAGGGCGCTGGCACCCAGGACGCCATCGACGCGCGGGTTGCCCAGCTGCGCAAGGAGATCGAGAACACCGACTCCGACTGGGACCGCGAGAAGCTGGAAGAGCGGCTGGCCAAGCTGGCCGGCGGCGTCGCGGTGATCAAGGTCGGCGCGGCCACCGAGACCGAGCTCAAGGAGCGCAAGTACCGCGTCGAGGACGCGGTCTCCTCCGCCAAGGCCGCGGTCGCCGAGGGCATCGTCCCCGGCGGTGGCACCGCCCTGGTGCAGGCCGCCGCCAAGCTGGTCGAGCTGCGCGAGTCGCTGTCCGGCGACGAGGCGGTCGGCGTCGAGGTCGTGCGTCAGGCCCTGCTGGCCCCGCTGTTCTGGATCGCCACCAACGCCGGCGTCGACGGCGCCGTCGTGGTCTCCAAGGTCACCGAGGGCAAGGAAGGCTTCAACGCCGCCACCCTCACCTACGGCGACCTGGTCACCGAGGGCGTCATCGACCCCGTCAAGGTGACCCGCTCCGCGGTCGAGAACGCCACCTCCGTGGCCCGCATGGTCCTCACCACCGAGTCCGCCATCGTGGACAAGCCGGCCGAGGAAGCAGCCGACCACGGCCACCACGGGCACGCGCACTGA
- a CDS encoding RskA family anti-sigma factor translates to MNESQIDLAHTVALGSIGDEDQRAVQDILDTDDPVLRADFTQEVQQTREALALAASVVATEPPPALRDRLLAAIATDPAPATTIHHSHYRPANGRSLPVHD, encoded by the coding sequence ATGAACGAAAGCCAGATCGATCTCGCGCACACTGTCGCGCTCGGATCGATCGGCGACGAAGATCAGCGCGCAGTGCAGGACATCCTGGATACCGACGACCCGGTACTGCGCGCGGACTTCACCCAGGAAGTGCAGCAAACCCGAGAAGCTCTCGCCCTCGCAGCGTCCGTGGTGGCCACCGAGCCACCACCCGCGCTCCGCGACCGCCTCCTCGCCGCCATTGCCACCGACCCGGCGCCGGCAACCACGATCCACCACAGCCACTACCGCCCCGCGAACGGCCGCAGTCTCCCCGTTCACGACTGA
- a CDS encoding sigma-70 family RNA polymerase sigma factor — MDSAVTARAAESLELAALLERCGQADQQAFAELYDRTSARVFGLVLRVLHDPGYAEETTQEVYLQIWRTAANFDPAKGSAVTWLMTLAHRRAVDRVRAEQAHAQREVAYGTSTLGNEFDEVTEEVGRRLEQQAVLQGLATLTETQREAISLAYFGGRTYAEVAAYLGVGLPTVKSRIRDGLTRLKKSLGVT, encoded by the coding sequence GTGGACTCTGCGGTAACGGCGCGCGCAGCCGAAAGTCTCGAACTCGCCGCACTTCTCGAACGTTGTGGGCAGGCCGACCAGCAGGCATTCGCCGAGCTGTACGACCGCACCTCGGCGCGAGTGTTCGGCCTGGTCCTACGCGTGCTACACGATCCAGGCTATGCGGAGGAGACCACGCAGGAGGTCTATCTCCAGATCTGGCGCACGGCAGCCAATTTCGACCCCGCCAAGGGGTCGGCGGTCACGTGGTTGATGACGCTCGCGCACCGGCGCGCGGTCGATCGCGTGCGCGCCGAACAGGCACATGCCCAGCGTGAGGTCGCTTATGGCACAAGCACACTCGGTAACGAATTCGATGAAGTGACCGAAGAAGTGGGACGGCGGCTGGAACAGCAGGCTGTCCTGCAGGGCCTGGCAACATTGACCGAGACGCAACGGGAAGCCATCTCCCTCGCCTACTTCGGTGGGCGGACATATGCCGAGGTAGCGGCATATCTGGGCGTAGGGTTACCTACCGTTAAGTCTCGTATACGAGACGGATTGACACGACTCAAGAAAAGTTTGGGAGTGACGTGA
- a CDS encoding WhiB family transcriptional regulator has protein sequence MPMPTHLPGPNADVWDWQMRGSCRGQDSSVFFHPDGERGRARSQRELRAKEICRACPVLLQCRSHALKVSEPYGIWGGMSETEREMHARRNRRRVVA, from the coding sequence ATGCCTATGCCGACCCACCTCCCCGGTCCCAACGCCGACGTCTGGGACTGGCAGATGCGCGGGTCCTGCCGCGGACAGGACTCGTCGGTCTTTTTCCATCCGGATGGCGAGCGGGGCCGGGCGCGGTCCCAGCGCGAGTTGCGCGCCAAGGAGATCTGCCGGGCCTGCCCGGTGCTGCTGCAGTGCCGGTCGCACGCACTGAAGGTCAGTGAGCCGTACGGCATTTGGGGCGGTATGTCGGAAACCGAGCGGGAGATGCACGCCCGCCGGAATCGTCGGCGCGTGGTCGCCTAG
- a CDS encoding sigma-70 family RNA polymerase sigma factor, with translation MNNTGEELDPAVVAAAAQGDRAALAQVLESIRPLVVRYCRARIGSAERGQLSADDVAQEVCLAVMTALPRYQDQGRPFMAFVYGIASHKVADAHRNSARNKADAMAEVPDVISTDQGPEQRALESETSRQMNALLATLPEKHREILILRLVMGLSAEETAVAVGSTAGAIRVAQHRALAKLKSQVARAGEMYG, from the coding sequence ATGAACAACACGGGTGAGGAGTTGGACCCCGCAGTCGTCGCTGCCGCCGCGCAGGGCGACCGGGCTGCTCTAGCCCAGGTACTGGAGAGCATCCGCCCACTGGTGGTGCGGTATTGCCGCGCGCGCATCGGGTCGGCCGAAAGAGGCCAGCTCTCCGCGGACGACGTGGCGCAGGAGGTTTGTCTGGCCGTCATGACAGCCCTGCCGCGGTATCAGGATCAGGGCCGACCATTCATGGCCTTCGTCTACGGCATCGCCTCGCACAAAGTCGCCGACGCCCATAGAAATTCCGCCCGTAACAAGGCGGACGCCATGGCCGAAGTACCGGATGTCATATCCACCGACCAGGGGCCGGAGCAGCGAGCTCTCGAATCCGAAACCAGTCGCCAGATGAACGCATTGCTGGCGACGTTGCCGGAGAAGCATCGAGAAATCCTGATCCTCCGCCTGGTCATGGGTCTGTCAGCTGAAGAAACCGCAGTCGCCGTGGGCAGTACGGCGGGTGCTATACGAGTCGCCCAGCACCGGGCACTCGCGAAACTCAAGTCTCAAGTGGCGAGGGCAGGTGAAATGTATGGCTAG
- a CDS encoding anti-sigma-D factor RsdA: MARDGERGRGDWKARSGSHNSGPYAEASGDTGPVDITAVRRDDALIEAISGDGPVQTGTAEEYQLAALLANWRAEIHAEPMPAGPDLDAVVAAVNQEIGARQARISSAHSGGRLRLLRAVTGAAAAIALIVGGLTAFSYGAGPGDPLWGLKEVVFSEQAQSTVVKLADDDLAQAQTYIQQGQPELAAPYMERAASNVDQVNDNGKRDDLLDRWKDLLAQLPPAVQATVTNPSQPVTTPAATTGPKDTAGTTVPNQGGGTTTSVDPRILGDPTDPNTDGTTPGGSTGGVTTLPVTPPVVTTPPVEPSDPATPPTGGPISTAPNTGAQTGAPEVTVPPGGVVPTVDKPVTIVPTQNSLPTGGFVPPTVPNLGGTP; encoded by the coding sequence ATGGCTAGGGATGGCGAGCGCGGTCGGGGCGACTGGAAGGCGCGATCTGGATCGCACAACAGCGGTCCCTACGCCGAGGCGTCGGGTGACACCGGGCCGGTGGACATTACGGCGGTTCGTCGTGATGACGCTCTGATCGAGGCCATCTCCGGCGACGGTCCCGTGCAGACGGGCACAGCGGAGGAGTATCAGCTCGCGGCATTGCTGGCGAACTGGCGGGCGGAGATCCATGCCGAGCCGATGCCGGCCGGACCGGACCTGGATGCCGTTGTCGCAGCGGTCAATCAGGAGATCGGCGCCCGGCAGGCGCGGATCAGCAGTGCGCATTCGGGTGGGCGACTACGGCTCCTCCGTGCCGTTACCGGTGCGGCGGCCGCGATCGCACTGATCGTCGGCGGGCTGACGGCCTTCTCCTACGGCGCGGGCCCCGGCGATCCGCTGTGGGGGCTCAAGGAGGTCGTGTTCAGCGAGCAGGCCCAGAGCACCGTGGTGAAGCTGGCCGACGACGATCTGGCGCAGGCGCAGACCTACATCCAGCAGGGGCAGCCGGAGCTGGCCGCACCGTACATGGAGCGGGCCGCGAGCAATGTCGATCAGGTCAACGACAACGGCAAGCGCGATGATCTGCTGGACCGCTGGAAGGATTTGCTGGCGCAGTTGCCGCCGGCTGTCCAGGCGACGGTGACCAATCCGAGCCAGCCGGTCACCACCCCCGCTGCGACCACCGGCCCGAAGGACACCGCTGGTACGACCGTCCCGAATCAGGGTGGTGGCACCACGACCTCGGTCGATCCGCGCATCCTCGGCGATCCCACCGATCCGAACACCGACGGCACGACTCCGGGCGGAAGCACGGGCGGCGTGACCACGCTGCCGGTGACGCCGCCCGTGGTCACCACGCCGCCGGTCGAACCCTCCGATCCGGCCACTCCGCCTACCGGCGGGCCGATCTCGACCGCGCCGAACACCGGAGCGCAGACGGGGGCACCGGAAGTCACGGTGCCTCCGGGTGGCGTCGTCCCCACGGTGGACAAGCCCGTGACGATCGTGCCGACGCAGAACTCGCTTCCCACAGGCGGATTCGTGCCGCCGACCGTGCCGAATCTCGGTGGCACCCCGTGA
- a CDS encoding DUF5319 domain-containing protein, with protein sequence MRDHLPPGLPPDPFAGDPSDPSAALDAIEPGEPLDPHERLAVEEDLADLAVYEALLAHRGIRGLVVSCEDCRQDHYHDWDMLRANLLQLLVDGTVRPHEPAYDPTPEAYVTWDYCRGYADASMNEALHGDGFDGFDI encoded by the coding sequence GTGCGTGACCATCTACCACCTGGCTTGCCGCCGGATCCATTCGCCGGAGACCCCTCCGACCCGTCGGCCGCGCTCGATGCCATCGAGCCGGGGGAACCGCTGGATCCTCACGAGCGCCTAGCGGTCGAGGAGGATCTCGCCGACCTCGCGGTGTACGAGGCACTGCTGGCCCACCGCGGCATCCGCGGTCTCGTGGTCAGCTGCGAGGACTGCCGACAGGATCATTACCACGATTGGGATATGTTGCGCGCCAACCTCCTCCAACTCCTGGTGGACGGCACGGTACGCCCGCACGAACCCGCCTACGATCCGACCCCGGAGGCCTACGTCACGTGGGACTACTGCCGCGGTTATGCGGACGCTTCGATGAACGAGGCGCTGCACGGCGACGGGTTCGACGGATTCGACATCTGA
- the guaB gene encoding IMP dehydrogenase — translation MSSPVTGERNAGRPHTGGDDPNKIAMLGLTFDDVLLLPAASDLIPSSVDTSSRLTRDITLRTPLVSSAMDTVTEARMAIAMARAGGMGVLHRNLSVADQAAQAETVKRSEAGMVTDPVTCRPTDTLAEVDAMCARYRISGLPVVDETGALVGIITNRDMRFEVDQNRPVAEIMTKAPLITAQEGVTAEAALGLLRRHKIEKLPIVDGSGRLRGLITVKDFVKTEQYPNATKDRDGRLLVGAAVGVGEDAWVRAMTLADVGVDVLIVDTAHGHQAGVLQMVSKIKAEVGDRVQIVGGNIATRAGAAALVEAGADAVKVGVGPGSICTTRVVAGVGAPQITAILEANAACAPHGVPVIADGGVQYSGDIAKAIAAGASTVMLGSLLAGTAESPGELILVGGKQFKSYRGMGSLGAMQGRGEAKSYSKDRYFQDDVLSEKKLVPEGIEGRVPFRGPLDQVIHQLVGGLRAAMGYTGSQNIPHLQQAQFTQITAAGLKESHPHDITMTVEAPNYTTRS, via the coding sequence ATGAGCAGTCCCGTTACGGGCGAACGAAACGCCGGCCGCCCCCACACGGGTGGAGACGATCCGAACAAGATCGCAATGCTCGGCCTCACCTTCGACGATGTGCTGCTGCTGCCGGCCGCCTCGGATCTGATTCCGAGTTCGGTCGACACGTCCAGCCGTCTGACTCGTGACATCACGCTGCGCACCCCGCTGGTGAGCTCCGCGATGGACACCGTCACCGAGGCGCGCATGGCCATCGCCATGGCGCGCGCGGGCGGTATGGGTGTGCTGCATCGCAATCTGTCGGTGGCCGATCAGGCCGCGCAGGCCGAGACGGTGAAGCGGTCCGAGGCCGGGATGGTGACCGATCCGGTCACCTGTCGCCCGACCGACACGCTCGCCGAAGTCGACGCCATGTGCGCGCGCTACCGCATCTCCGGTCTGCCGGTGGTGGACGAGACCGGTGCGCTGGTGGGCATCATCACCAATCGCGATATGCGGTTCGAGGTCGACCAGAACCGTCCGGTCGCCGAGATCATGACCAAGGCTCCGCTGATCACCGCGCAGGAGGGCGTCACGGCCGAGGCCGCGCTCGGGCTGCTGCGCCGGCACAAGATCGAGAAGCTGCCGATCGTGGACGGCAGTGGCCGGCTGCGCGGGCTGATCACGGTCAAGGACTTCGTCAAGACCGAGCAGTACCCGAACGCCACCAAGGACCGTGACGGCCGCCTGCTGGTCGGCGCTGCCGTGGGTGTCGGCGAGGACGCCTGGGTGCGCGCCATGACCCTCGCGGATGTCGGCGTGGACGTGCTGATCGTGGATACCGCGCACGGGCATCAGGCCGGTGTGCTGCAGATGGTGTCGAAGATCAAGGCCGAGGTCGGCGACCGCGTGCAGATCGTGGGCGGCAATATCGCCACCCGTGCCGGTGCGGCCGCGCTCGTCGAGGCCGGTGCGGACGCGGTGAAGGTGGGTGTGGGCCCCGGCTCCATCTGCACCACCCGCGTGGTCGCCGGTGTCGGCGCGCCGCAGATCACCGCCATCCTCGAGGCCAATGCCGCCTGCGCGCCGCACGGCGTGCCGGTCATCGCCGACGGTGGCGTGCAGTACTCCGGTGATATCGCCAAGGCCATCGCGGCCGGCGCCTCCACCGTCATGCTGGGGTCGCTGCTGGCCGGCACCGCCGAGTCGCCGGGTGAGCTGATCCTGGTGGGCGGCAAGCAGTTCAAGAGCTACCGCGGCATGGGCTCGCTGGGCGCCATGCAGGGGCGCGGCGAGGCCAAGTCCTACTCCAAGGACCGCTACTTCCAGGACGACGTGCTGTCGGAGAAGAAGCTGGTGCCCGAGGGCATCGAGGGCCGGGTGCCGTTCCGCGGCCCGCTGGATCAGGTCATCCACCAGCTGGTGGGCGGTCTGCGCGCGGCCATGGGCTACACCGGTTCGCAGAACATTCCGCACCTGCAGCAGGCGCAGTTCACCCAGATCACGGCGGCGGGCCTGAAGGAGTCGCACCCGCACGACATCACCATGACCGTCGAGGCTCCCAACTACACCACCCGTTCGTAG
- a CDS encoding GuaB3 family IMP dehydrogenase-related protein, with the protein MRDLVEIGMGRTARRTYELDDIDIVPSRRTRSSKQVSVGWQLDAYRFEIPFLAHPTDALVSPRFAIELGKAGGLGVINGEGLWARHADVDSKIQRLIEVAEKEGTEAAVAQLQELHAAPMQPELLAAAVGEVRAAGVTTAVRVSPQNARALTPALVQAGIDLLVVHGTIISAEHVGDGEPLNLKTFIAELDVPVVAGGVSDHRTALHLMRTGAAGVIVGYGSMQGATTTGEVLGIGVPMATAIADAAAARRDYLDETGGRYVHVIADGDILTSGHVAKAIACGADAVMLGVPLTLATEAPGQGWYWPSAAAHPSVPRGAVLPFAIDEERVSLDQVLNGPSNDPFGSLNLVGGLRRSMAKTGYCDLKEFQKVGLNVRG; encoded by the coding sequence ATGCGCGACCTCGTCGAGATCGGCATGGGGCGGACCGCCCGGCGCACCTACGAACTGGACGATATCGACATCGTTCCGTCGCGGCGGACGCGTTCGTCGAAGCAGGTTTCGGTGGGCTGGCAGCTCGACGCGTACCGCTTCGAGATCCCGTTCCTGGCGCATCCGACCGACGCGCTGGTGTCGCCGCGCTTCGCCATCGAACTGGGCAAGGCCGGCGGTCTGGGTGTCATCAACGGTGAGGGGCTGTGGGCCCGGCACGCCGATGTCGACTCCAAGATCCAGCGGTTGATCGAGGTCGCGGAGAAGGAAGGCACCGAGGCCGCGGTCGCGCAGCTGCAGGAGTTGCACGCCGCGCCGATGCAGCCGGAGCTGCTGGCCGCCGCGGTCGGCGAGGTGCGCGCGGCCGGTGTCACCACCGCAGTGCGCGTGAGCCCGCAGAACGCGCGTGCGCTCACCCCGGCGCTGGTGCAGGCCGGGATCGACCTGCTGGTCGTGCACGGCACCATCATCTCCGCCGAGCATGTCGGTGACGGTGAGCCGTTGAACCTCAAGACCTTCATCGCCGAACTGGATGTGCCGGTGGTCGCGGGCGGCGTGAGCGATCACCGCACCGCGCTGCACCTCATGCGCACCGGTGCGGCCGGTGTCATCGTCGGCTACGGCTCCATGCAGGGCGCCACCACCACCGGTGAGGTGCTCGGCATCGGCGTGCCCATGGCCACCGCCATCGCCGACGCCGCCGCCGCGCGCCGCGACTACCTGGACGAGACCGGCGGCCGCTACGTGCACGTCATCGCCGACGGCGACATCCTGACCTCCGGTCACGTCGCCAAGGCCATCGCCTGCGGTGCGGACGCGGTGATGCTGGGCGTGCCGTTGACGCTGGCCACCGAGGCGCCGGGGCAGGGCTGGTACTGGCCGTCGGCCGCCGCGCATCCGTCGGTGCCGCGTGGCGCGGTGCTGCCGTTCGCCATCGACGAGGAGCGGGTGTCGCTGGACCAGGTGCTCAACGGCCCGTCCAACGATCCGTTCGGTTCGCTGAATCTGGTTGGCGGCCTGCGTCGTTCGATGGCCAAGACCGGCTACTGCGACCTCAAGGAATTCCAGAAGGTCGGCCTCAACGTTCGGGGCTGA
- a CDS encoding alpha/beta fold hydrolase, with translation MPFARAIDAEIHYEDSGGNGSVVLLGHEFLMDRTMFASQTAALTPEFRFVSWDARGHGRTRDKGLPFTYWTCARDALTVLDQLGVERAVVGGISQGGYIALRTALLAPERVAALILISTEAHSPTRQELANARRFLDKWHEKGPRQALAEHLAHWLIGEDDWYRAVWVKRWLARDPHATEVAAGCLLGRDSILDRLAEITCPTLVIHPTRSGIPRAHARELADRLPSARYLEIEGARQTANMTHPVTVNTAIREFLREHTISRSLTPSRFRTGEIPVRTGEIAVNPDH, from the coding sequence GTGCCATTCGCCCGCGCGATCGATGCCGAAATCCATTACGAGGACAGCGGGGGCAACGGTTCGGTAGTGCTGCTCGGGCACGAATTCCTCATGGACCGAACGATGTTCGCGTCGCAGACGGCGGCGCTGACACCGGAGTTCCGGTTCGTGTCCTGGGACGCGCGCGGGCACGGCCGCACACGCGACAAGGGCCTCCCGTTCACCTACTGGACCTGCGCCCGCGACGCCCTGACCGTGCTGGATCAGCTCGGCGTGGAACGGGCGGTGGTGGGCGGGATTTCGCAGGGCGGGTACATCGCGCTGCGCACCGCGCTGCTGGCCCCCGAACGCGTCGCCGCGCTCATCCTCATCAGCACCGAGGCGCACTCCCCGACGCGGCAGGAACTCGCCAATGCCCGTCGCTTCCTGGACAAATGGCACGAGAAGGGCCCGCGCCAGGCGCTCGCCGAACACCTCGCGCACTGGCTCATCGGCGAAGACGACTGGTATCGCGCCGTCTGGGTGAAACGCTGGCTCGCCCGCGACCCGCACGCCACCGAGGTGGCCGCCGGCTGCCTGCTCGGCCGCGACTCCATTCTCGACCGACTAGCCGAAATCACCTGTCCCACACTGGTCATCCATCCCACGCGCAGCGGCATCCCACGCGCCCACGCCCGCGAACTGGCCGACCGCCTGCCCAGCGCCCGCTACCTGGAGATCGAAGGCGCACGGCAGACCGCGAACATGACCCACCCCGTCACCGTCAACACGGCTATCCGCGAATTCCTGCGCGAGCACACGATCTCGCGCTCCCTCACCCCATCCCGCTTCCGCACCGGCGAAATTCCGGTGCGCACGGGCGAAATCGCCGTGAACCCCGACCACTGA